The following are encoded together in the Anaerostipes caccae L1-92 genome:
- a CDS encoding nucleoside hydrolase: MKKVILDCDPGHDDAFAMMLAVQNLDVLGITTIGGNCTLENVTKNALKVLEVLGRTDIPVFAGHSCPTTVPLVTAPQFHGETGLDGPVLPEPTAKAQDQHAVDFIVETVMNTDDVTLIATGPLTNIAAAINREPKIVERVKELSIMGGSVTYGNWTPAAEFNIYVDPEAAYRVFNSGMHIKMSGINLTRQCCLTAEHVAKFREIGTKAAHFAADLTEFFIDTTIKSASLSGANMHDACAVAWLIDPSLIKAADMHIDIELKGELTRGMTVCDYRHLRGVEPAVDLCREPQMDFRGEAPNAEAALELDFPGFMDLLYKTLKNYN, encoded by the coding sequence ATGAAAAAAGTGATTTTAGATTGCGATCCGGGGCATGATGACGCGTTTGCCATGATGCTGGCAGTACAGAATTTAGATGTGCTTGGAATTACCACGATCGGCGGTAACTGTACTTTAGAGAATGTGACAAAGAATGCCCTGAAGGTGCTGGAAGTGTTGGGAAGAACTGATATTCCTGTTTTTGCGGGACATTCCTGCCCTACAACCGTACCTCTTGTAACCGCACCGCAGTTTCATGGTGAAACTGGGCTGGACGGTCCGGTTCTTCCGGAGCCAACTGCCAAAGCACAGGATCAACATGCAGTTGATTTTATTGTGGAAACTGTGATGAACACAGATGATGTCACTCTGATCGCCACAGGCCCGCTGACAAACATTGCAGCAGCTATTAACCGTGAGCCCAAAATTGTGGAGCGTGTCAAAGAATTAAGTATCATGGGCGGTTCTGTGACTTACGGCAACTGGACCCCGGCAGCAGAATTTAATATTTATGTAGACCCGGAAGCAGCCTACCGTGTATTTAACTCAGGAATGCATATTAAAATGTCAGGAATTAATCTGACCAGGCAGTGTTGTCTGACAGCAGAGCATGTGGCCAAATTCCGTGAAATCGGAACGAAAGCAGCACATTTTGCGGCAGATCTGACAGAATTCTTCATCGATACAACCATTAAGAGTGCATCTCTTTCAGGGGCCAATATGCACGATGCCTGTGCGGTGGCATGGCTGATCGACCCGTCTCTGATCAAAGCGGCTGATATGCACATCGACATTGAATTAAAAGGTGAGCTTACCAGGGGAATGACAGTATGTGATTATCGTCATTTAAGAGGAGTAGAGCCTGCTGTGGATCTGTGCAGAGAGCCGCAGATGGATTTCAGAGGAGAAGCGCCAAACGCTGAGGCAGCCCTGGAATTAGACTTTCCGGGATTTATGGATCTGCTGTATAAGACGCTTAAAAACTATAACTGA
- a CDS encoding iron-containing alcohol dehydrogenase translates to MLKDFNLCIDTKFVFGKDAQNQIGSELKQMGIRKVLIHHDDGKFLYDTGLLDQVKEQLKKEGIETLELGGVLPNPRLSLVKEGIFLAKEEHADMVLAIGGGSVIDSAKAIGLGAVTDIDVWDFFTGTEVPKKSLPTGVILTCPATGSESSEVSVINNTEIGMKLLVSNPILRPAIAFMNPELTCSLPKFLTACGVVDMFSHVCERYFSPDGEIGVIDRMSEGILKTLVEVGPKVLADPDNYSYRAEIMWIGTIAHNDTVGIGRIQDWATHEIGNELSALYDTPHGATLSIIMGSWMRYVYKEDPKRFARYAKEVFGVDWNGDNTLEAAYKGILKTEEFFRSMGMPVSFEDFRIPTDEVEKMLDQIAFRGEDDSIGGIKRLNRDDCRSIYKMAFSFRKTDE, encoded by the coding sequence ATGCTCAAGGATTTTAACTTATGTATTGATACCAAATTTGTTTTTGGAAAAGATGCGCAAAATCAGATTGGAAGCGAATTAAAGCAGATGGGGATCCGAAAAGTTTTGATCCACCATGACGATGGAAAATTTTTGTACGATACCGGACTTTTGGATCAGGTGAAGGAACAGCTTAAAAAAGAAGGAATCGAAACGCTGGAACTTGGCGGGGTCCTGCCGAATCCAAGACTGTCTCTTGTAAAAGAAGGAATTTTTCTGGCAAAGGAAGAACATGCAGATATGGTACTGGCGATTGGCGGAGGAAGCGTGATTGATTCTGCCAAGGCGATCGGGCTGGGAGCAGTGACGGATATAGATGTATGGGACTTTTTTACGGGAACAGAAGTGCCCAAAAAGTCTCTGCCCACAGGCGTGATCCTTACCTGCCCGGCAACCGGAAGTGAATCCAGTGAAGTAAGTGTAATAAACAATACTGAGATTGGAATGAAACTTTTGGTCAGCAATCCGATCCTGCGTCCGGCAATCGCGTTTATGAATCCGGAATTGACCTGTTCGCTGCCAAAGTTTTTGACTGCATGCGGTGTTGTGGATATGTTTTCCCATGTATGTGAGAGATATTTCTCACCGGATGGGGAGATTGGAGTGATCGACCGGATGTCAGAAGGAATCCTGAAAACCTTGGTTGAGGTTGGGCCTAAAGTTCTCGCAGATCCGGACAATTATTCTTACCGCGCAGAGATCATGTGGATCGGAACGATAGCACATAACGATACCGTCGGCATTGGCCGAATCCAGGACTGGGCAACCCATGAAATCGGAAATGAATTAAGTGCTCTGTATGATACGCCGCATGGCGCCACACTTTCTATTATTATGGGATCCTGGATGCGGTATGTATATAAGGAAGACCCTAAACGGTTTGCCCGCTATGCGAAAGAAGTATTTGGAGTGGATTGGAACGGAGACAATACATTGGAGGCAGCGTATAAAGGGATTCTGAAAACAGAAGAGTTTTTCCGGAGCATGGGAATGCCGGTATCATTTGAGGACTTCAGGATTCCTACAGATGAAGTGGAAAAGATGCTTGACCAGATCGCTTTCCGCGGTGAAGATGACAGCATTGGAGGCATAAAAAGACTGAATCGGGATGACTGCCGCAGCATTTATAAGATGGCATTTTCATTTCGAAAAACTGACGAGTGA
- a CDS encoding MFS transporter: MSNTNIKTTGIPVPAEGTPEFEKMNRMAKRAIPLVLIIFIFGILEQQAFGMIFVNIGQQLGTPELASLITSLPGIALGIVCVIYGSLGDFVSLKKMTLLGTIVFAVGSAIGFLLGPVSIWAVVAARMLQSIGGQVAGSVFLVLVSKYISQKERVVYYGIFVAVFRFSAALGVVAAGYVTKIDWRWMFAIPMISVIFLPALSKNLPDEHAKGAKIDGWGFTLIGAFAGAITMFFTDMNMLWTVATVVTLVAFIVYINKAEDPIITPAFLKNPAFVATMVVIFVGYFFSYTLNAGVNAIGLEVFGIDSAQVSNLLVWSILLAAVLGFVCGPVIKKIGRSAAIIMALSAMGLGLIAIAFAIPYGKYAALAAAPCIYYFGTSFFYSPIVDTATLTVSPEESGRVLGINDLVQAITGSVGVAVFGQLMSKGAMSGGSIAGVEAGAASTYANVFLVGGVIVLAALVIFIVTKKMIYSRSRKDDE, translated from the coding sequence ATGTCTAATACAAATATAAAAACAACAGGTATCCCGGTACCTGCGGAAGGAACACCAGAATTTGAAAAAATGAACCGTATGGCAAAGCGTGCAATCCCATTGGTGCTGATCATCTTTATTTTTGGTATTCTTGAGCAGCAGGCATTCGGAATGATCTTTGTAAATATCGGTCAGCAGCTGGGAACACCGGAACTTGCATCCCTGATCACATCCCTTCCGGGTATTGCTCTCGGTATTGTCTGTGTTATCTACGGATCTCTGGGTGACTTTGTATCTCTAAAGAAAATGACCCTTTTAGGAACTATTGTATTTGCTGTTGGCTCTGCGATTGGATTCCTTCTGGGGCCAGTGAGCATCTGGGCGGTTGTAGCGGCGCGTATGCTTCAGTCTATAGGCGGTCAGGTGGCAGGATCTGTATTCCTGGTCCTTGTGTCCAAATACATTTCTCAGAAAGAGCGTGTAGTTTATTACGGTATTTTTGTGGCAGTATTCAGATTTTCAGCGGCCCTCGGTGTAGTAGCAGCCGGATATGTAACAAAAATTGACTGGAGATGGATGTTTGCGATCCCGATGATCTCTGTTATATTTCTTCCGGCGCTTTCAAAGAACCTTCCGGATGAACACGCAAAAGGCGCTAAGATTGACGGCTGGGGCTTCACTTTAATCGGTGCTTTTGCAGGTGCCATCACAATGTTCTTTACTGACATGAATATGCTCTGGACCGTTGCAACCGTTGTAACTCTGGTAGCCTTTATCGTGTACATCAACAAAGCAGAAGACCCGATCATTACCCCGGCATTCTTAAAGAATCCAGCATTTGTGGCAACTATGGTAGTTATCTTCGTAGGTTACTTCTTCAGCTATACACTGAACGCCGGTGTAAATGCCATTGGACTTGAGGTGTTTGGTATTGATTCTGCTCAGGTTTCCAACCTGCTTGTATGGTCTATCCTCCTGGCGGCAGTACTTGGATTCGTGTGCGGACCGGTCATCAAAAAAATCGGGCGTTCTGCAGCGATCATTATGGCTCTTTCAGCCATGGGACTCGGACTGATTGCCATTGCGTTTGCGATTCCTTACGGTAAATATGCAGCACTGGCGGCAGCACCATGTATCTACTACTTCGGAACATCTTTCTTCTACTCACCGATCGTAGACACGGCAACACTTACGGTATCGCCGGAAGAGTCAGGGCGTGTCCTGGGAATCAATGACCTTGTACAGGCGATCACGGGATCTGTCGGTGTGGCAGTCTTTGGACAGCTCATGTCAAAGGGTGCAATGTCAGGAGGAAGTATTGCAGGCGTTGAAGCGGGAGCTGCATCTACCTATGCGAATGTATTCCTGGTAGGCGGTGTTATTGTTCTTGCAGCATTGGTGATCTTTATCGTAACAAAGAAAATGATCTACAGCCGCTCAAGAAAAGATGACGAATAA
- a CDS encoding ribokinase: MKILNFGSLNIDYVYSVSHFVEKGETISSNTLDVFPGGKGLNQSIALGRAGGDVYHAGIIGEDGRFLSELLCDAEVDTRYLRISEDVRTGNAVIQKDRKGDNCIILYGGANQAVTKEMADQVLREFHEGDCLILQNEISEIPYIVEKAHERGMQIVLNPSPMDEKIFDINLNHIDCFILNEVEARTLVQSDADQDVLLKQLTQRFPHAEIVLTLGENGSMYAGTEGVAEQKAYKVETVDTTAAGDTFTGYYMAARLQGQTVKKALHMASKASAIAVSMEGAAPSIPKKDEVERFEED, translated from the coding sequence ATGAAAATACTTAATTTTGGTTCTTTAAATATTGATTATGTTTACAGCGTAAGCCATTTTGTAGAAAAGGGAGAGACGATCTCCTCTAATACGCTGGATGTGTTTCCGGGAGGGAAAGGACTTAACCAGTCCATTGCGCTCGGCAGAGCAGGGGGAGATGTTTATCATGCAGGAATCATCGGGGAAGACGGAAGGTTTTTAAGCGAACTTCTCTGTGATGCAGAGGTTGATACCCGCTATCTGAGGATCAGTGAGGATGTCAGGACTGGAAATGCAGTGATTCAGAAAGACCGGAAGGGAGATAACTGTATTATTTTGTACGGCGGTGCAAATCAAGCGGTCACAAAAGAGATGGCGGATCAGGTTCTCAGGGAATTTCACGAAGGGGACTGCCTGATCCTGCAAAATGAAATCAGTGAGATTCCGTATATTGTAGAAAAAGCACATGAAAGGGGAATGCAGATTGTTCTGAATCCATCTCCAATGGATGAAAAGATTTTTGATATTAATCTAAATCACATTGACTGTTTCATTCTAAATGAAGTGGAAGCGCGTACACTGGTTCAGTCAGATGCAGATCAGGATGTTTTACTAAAACAGCTTACACAACGGTTTCCTCATGCTGAAATCGTTCTTACTCTTGGAGAAAACGGTTCGATGTATGCGGGAACAGAAGGAGTGGCAGAGCAGAAAGCATATAAAGTGGAAACGGTAGATACCACCGCGGCAGGAGATACCTTCACCGGCTATTATATGGCTGCAAGACTGCAGGGGCAAACTGTGAAAAAAGCACTTCACATGGCTTCGAAAGCATCTGCGATCGCGGTCTCTATGGAAGGTGCGGCGCCGTCTATCCCGAAAAAGGATGAGGTAGAGCGGTTTGAGGAAGACTAA
- a CDS encoding HAD family hydrolase, producing the protein MVLWDFDGTLAYTGRDVWITLEHAAAKCGGRLPKEFTGRDSNLGKTVKEVFHQIIPKPEEEKYEMFEEVVRVHYRTLNDYQNTYLYPGIRQLLLKTRAAGMIHFIITMKPQEALEKILKQKDWKALFDGWISPDSFPGAERTKSEMITDVMRKSGLEASQYVYIGDTWSDVDAACENGIDCIGVTYGDGDTKQLCARKPKYCAQDVSEIEKIIKEGV; encoded by the coding sequence ATGGTCTTATGGGACTTTGACGGCACTCTGGCTTATACTGGCAGGGATGTATGGATTACTTTGGAACATGCCGCAGCGAAATGCGGCGGCAGGCTGCCCAAAGAGTTTACCGGCAGGGACAGTAATCTTGGAAAAACGGTGAAAGAAGTTTTTCATCAGATCATTCCAAAGCCGGAAGAAGAGAAATATGAGATGTTTGAGGAAGTGGTAAGAGTACATTACCGTACGCTCAACGATTACCAGAATACATATCTCTATCCCGGAATCCGCCAACTGCTTTTGAAAACCAGGGCAGCAGGAATGATCCATTTTATCATTACCATGAAACCGCAGGAAGCATTGGAAAAGATCCTTAAGCAAAAAGACTGGAAAGCATTGTTCGACGGCTGGATATCTCCGGATTCTTTCCCGGGGGCTGAACGAACAAAAAGTGAGATGATCACCGATGTAATGCGCAAGTCAGGATTGGAGGCAAGTCAGTATGTCTATATCGGGGACACATGGAGTGATGTGGATGCTGCATGTGAAAATGGAATTGACTGTATTGGGGTGACATACGGAGACGGAGATACAAAACAGCTTTGTGCCCGCAAACCTAAATACTGTGCACAGGATGTTTCAGAAATAGAAAAAATTATAAAAGAAGGTGTGTAA
- the rihC gene encoding ribonucleoside hydrolase RihC, with translation METRKIIIDTDPGIDDAAAISVMLSEPSLDVKLIASVSGNVGIEHTTNNALKLLTFLKKDVPVAKGAAAPLLRDNRFATNAHGKSGMGGFEFPEPNKELLLKENAVLSEYRVLMESEEKVTILTLGPLTNIALLISTFPEVKEKIQEIVTMGGSTERGNIGIYGEFNVTIDPEAAKIVFRSGIPITMVGLDIGRKARLTVEDLEKLEESGETGRMISSLFRSYDGGHVEEGVKMYDPSAAMYLMEPELFETKDAFIDVEISSPLTMGATAVDFDGTLSETKNAAVCVDVDAERFRRRYVKRVADTECK, from the coding sequence ATGGAAACAAGAAAAATAATCATTGATACGGATCCGGGGATCGATGATGCGGCGGCAATTTCAGTCATGCTGTCCGAGCCGTCCCTGGATGTGAAGCTGATCGCCAGTGTATCAGGAAATGTTGGTATTGAACACACCACAAACAATGCATTAAAGCTGCTGACATTTCTGAAAAAGGATGTCCCGGTGGCAAAAGGTGCAGCGGCTCCTCTTTTAAGGGACAACAGATTTGCAACAAATGCGCATGGAAAATCCGGTATGGGAGGGTTTGAATTTCCTGAACCTAACAAGGAGCTTTTGTTAAAAGAAAATGCAGTTCTGAGCGAATATCGGGTGCTGATGGAGTCAGAAGAGAAGGTAACGATCCTCACGCTTGGTCCGCTGACCAATATCGCTCTGCTGATCTCGACGTTTCCTGAGGTCAAAGAAAAAATCCAGGAAATCGTTACTATGGGCGGTTCTACAGAAAGAGGGAACATAGGCATTTATGGAGAGTTTAATGTAACCATTGATCCGGAAGCGGCGAAAATCGTATTTCGTTCCGGCATTCCGATCACCATGGTTGGATTAGATATTGGAAGAAAGGCCAGACTTACAGTGGAAGACCTTGAGAAACTGGAAGAGAGCGGAGAGACGGGAAGAATGATCAGTTCCCTGTTCCGTTCTTATGACGGCGGCCATGTGGAAGAGGGAGTTAAGATGTATGATCCTTCTGCGGCCATGTATCTGATGGAGCCGGAACTGTTTGAAACAAAAGACGCTTTTATCGATGTGGAAATCTCCAGCCCGCTTACCATGGGTGCCACAGCGGTAGATTTTGACGGTACATTAAGTGAAACAAAGAACGCTGCAGTGTGTGTGGATGTGGATGCAGAACGTTTCCGCAGACGATATGTGAAGAGAGTCGCAGACACGGAATGTAAATAA